Below is a genomic region from Paraburkholderia sp. BL23I1N1.
CTCCTTCAGCTGTCATGCAGATGACTGGCTCCCGCGGTTCTCAGCCGCGGGCTTTTTGTGTTGTGATCCCGGGAATGCGCGCCTGCATCCATGCGGGCAGAAGGGCCGCACGGCAGCCGCGCGCACGGTGGTTTAGAATCGATGGATTGAAGACTCCGCGCATCGACAGCCCCAGAACCGATATGGCATACAAAACGATTGAAGACACGATCGGCAATACGCCGCTCGTGCAACTCGTCCGGCTTCCTGATGACGAGATCCGCAGCCGCAATAACGTGATCCTTGCGAAGCTCGAGGGCAACAATCCTGCGGGCTCGGTGAAGGACCGTCCGGCGCTGTCGATGATCAAGAAGGCGGAAGCACGCGGGCGCATCAAGCCGGGCGACACGCTGATCGAATCGACCAGCGGCAACACAGGTATTGCGTTGGCGATGGCGGCGGCGATCCGCGGCTACAAGATGGTGCTGATCATGCCGGAAGACCTGTCGGTGGAGCGCCGTCAGAGCATGGCCGCCTATGGCGCGCAAATTGTGCTGACGCCGGTGACGGGCGGCATGGAATACGCGCGCGATCTCGCTGAACAGATGCAGCGCGAAGGCAAGGGCATCATCCTCGACCAGTTCGCGAACCCGGACAATCCGGCATCGCACGTCGAAGGCACCGGCCCGGAAATCTGGCGCGACACCGAAGGGCGCATCACGCACTTCGTCTCGTCGATGGGCACGACCGGCACGATCATGGGCGTGTCCACCTATCTGAAGGAACAGAATCAGGCCATTGAAATCATCGGCGCGCAACCGGAAGAGGGCTCGCGTATTCCGGGCATTCGCAAGTGGCCGGAAGCCTATCTGCCGAAGATTTTCGATCGTAGCCGCGTAGATCGCGTCGAGAATGTGGGCCAGTCCGCAGCGGAAGCGATGGCGCGGCGCATGGCTTCGGTGGAAGGGATCTTCGCCGGCATCTCGTCGGGTGGGGCCTGCGAGGTGGCGCTGCGCGTCGCGCGCCAGGTCGAGAATGCGACGATCGTGTTTATCGTCTGCGATCGGGGTGATCGGTATCTGTCGACGGGCGTGTTCCCGGCATAGTTGCGCTGCGGCACATCGGGTGGCCCTCAAACTGAGTTGGCCAATAAAAAGCGCCGGTTTTATAACCGGCGCTTTTTTTGTGTCGCTCACTACCCGTTCGTGACGCAGCGAGTGTCTGGCACCTGCCACTCAGCTTATTTCGAAGCCGCGTTCGGTGCCGAGGCATTGTCGCTGGCGTTCGTTGCGTTGCTCGCTTCCATCTGCGCCTTGATCCGCTGGCCCAATTGATAAACCGCGAGTGCATAGAAGAAACTGCGGTTATAGCGCGTCAGCACATAGAAGTTCTTCAACCCCAGCATGTACTCGGTCCCGCGCCCTGGCGATGGCAGATCCACGACCGTCACCGGCGTGCCGGCTTCCGATGCGATATCGACTCCCGGCTCGTTCAGCAACAGTCCGGCACGGAGCAATTGGTCCAGCGGCCAATGCGGCTCCGGCTTGCCGTCGGCGGCCGCTTGCGCTACGCCCAGGCTGCCGGCGTCCGTGCCGATCTTCCACACCACCGGCCGGCCGTTTTCCCAGCCGTTCTGGCGCAGATAATTCGCCACGCTGCCGATCGCATCCGCCTGGCTCGTGCGCAGATCGATCTGCTTGTTGCCGTCGTAGCTCACCGCGTATTGCACGATGCTGCTCGGCAGGAACTGCGGAATCCCGATCGCGCCGGTATAGGAGCCGAGCACGGTAGTCGGATCGATTTGCGAATCGCGCGTCCACACCAGGTAGTCTTCAAGATTCTTGCGGAAGGTCGCCTGGCGATCCGCGCGATTGGCGGTATTCGGATAATCGAAGGTGAGCGTGGTCAGCGCGTCGAGCACACGGAAGTTGCCCATGAAGCGCCCGTAGATCGTCTCCACGCCAATGATGCCGACAATCACCTCCGGCGGCACGCCGAACTCTTCATAGGCGCGCTGCAGGGTGGCCTGGTTGGCGCGCCAGAAACGCACGCCGGCGTTGATACGCACCTGGTCGAGAAAGCGCGACTGATACACGCGCCAGTTCTTGATCGTCGGCGAGGGTGACGGCGTGACGAGCTTGACCGCCGTGGCCGAATAGCTCACACGCGCGAAGAGCGCGTGCAGTGCGGCTTCGTCGAAATCGTAGCGTGCGGACATGTCGCTGATGAACGCGTCCACGTTCGGATTGTTCGCATAGCGCTGCGGGATGATTTCTTCTTCGAAGGTTTGCCCTTGCGGCACCGACGGTTGCGGTTGGCTTTGCGCGAGCAGCAGCGGCGGCTTCTTTGTGGCGCTTTGCGCCGTCGCCGGACTGGTTGCCATGAACATGCACGATGCGACAGACAGTGCGGCGGCTACGGTCTTCGTGCGTAGCCGGTTTCGTGCAGACAGAGCAAGCTTGACGGTCATAGTGAGCTAGGGGGCGCAGTGCGAAAGAGACAGGGGAAAACGGATCGAGGCAGTATACCCGACGCCTTCCGCAAATCTGTGCCCAGCGCGTCACAGTCGCATCGTGTGGTAACTTGGCAAATGTTGGCGCGCCTGGTGCGCGCGCCCATGGACGGAGACACGCCGCGCGCGCTGTGAAAGCGCCGCGCCGCAGACGAGAATCATGGCAACAGGCTTTTATTCCCACGCCGATTGTTTGCTGCACGATATGGGGCAATGGCATCCCGAATGCCCGGCGCGCCTGCACGCAATCGAAGATCAATTGATCGCAAGCCGCATCGACTCGCTAATCGAGCGCGAATCGCCGCCGCTCGCCGACGAAGCCGCGCTGTTGCGCGTGCATACGCAGGCCCACGTCGATTACATCCGCAGCCGTTCGCCCGCTGAGGGTCTCGCGGAAATCGATCCCGACACGTCGATGAACCCGCACACCTTGCAGGCCGCGTTGCGCGCGGCGGGCGCCGCGGTGGCCGCGACCGACGCCGTGATCGAAGGCCGCTACGACAATGCGTTTTGCAGCGTGCGCCCGCCGGGCCACCATGCGGAGCCGGCACGCGCAATGGGCTTCTGCTTTTTCAACAATGTGGCGATCGCCGCGCGAAATGCGCTCGAAGTGCACGGCATGCAGCGCGTGGCGATCGTCGACTTCGACGTTCATCACGGCAACGGCACCGAAGCGGCCTTTTCAGGCGATGCGCGTGTGCTGATGTGCAGCATCTTCCAGCATCCGTTCTATCCGTTCACCGGCGCCGACAATCAGGCGCCCAACATGTGCAACGTGCCGATGCCGGCGCGCTCGAAAGGCATGGCGGTGCGTGAGGCGGTGGACATGCTGTGGCTGCCGCGCCTGCATGATTTCAAGCCGGAGATGATCTTCATTTCGGCCGGCTTCGACGCGCATCGAGAGGACGATCTCGGCAATATGGGTCTCGTCGAAGACGACTATGCCTGGATCACCGACCAGGTCCGCGAGATCGCGAAGCGCTATGCGCGTGGGCGGATCGTCAGCTGTCTCGAAGGCGGGTACAACCTGTCGGCGCTCGGGCGCAGCGTGGTCGCGCACGTGCGCTCGCTGGCCGGGATCTGAGCCGAGGCGTTGCGAGCGTAGCGCGAACGCCGCGAACCGCACGAATTCAACGAGGAGCGAGCGATGAATGCCGAGGTGCGCAGTGCTTCGCTGGTCGAAATCGAACACGACGCTTACGGCGTGCCGGGCGTCGTCCGCTTGACGATGAACCGGCCCGACGCCTTCAACGCGCTCTCCGAAGCGCTGCTCGACGCGTTGCAGTCCACGCTCACGGCGCTGGCCGGGTCCAATGCGCGGGTGGTGGTGATCGCCGGCGCCGGCCGCGCTTTCTGCGCGGGGCACGATCTGAAGGAAATGCGCGCGGCGCCGTCGCTGGCGTACTACCAGGCCTTGTTCGCGCGCTGCACGAAACTGATGTTGACGATCCAGCGCTTGCCGCAACCGGTGATCGCACGCGTGCACGGCATCGCCACGGCGGCCGGCTGTCAGTTGGTCGCAATGTGCGATCTGGCCGTCGCCGCCGATACCGCGCGCTTTGCTGTCTCGGGTGTCAACCTCGGTCTCTTCTGCGCGACGCCTTCGGTGGCGCTGTCGCGCAATCTGTCGCGTAAGGCGGCGCTCGAAATGCTGCTCACCGGCGATTTCATCGACGCCGCGCAGGCGAAACAGCAAGGCGTCGTGAATCGCGTGGTTCCGGCGGACGCACTTGATGCGGAGGTCGCGCGTCTCGCGAAAAGCATCTGCGCGAAACCCGTCGAAGCAGTGAGCGCCGGCAAAGGCCTGTTCTATCGCCAGCTCGAAATGGGCATCGAAGCGGCATATCAGCTAGCCGGCCAGACCATGGCCTGCAACATGATGGACGACTCCGCGCTCGAAGGCGTGCAGGCGTTTATCGACAAACGCCCGCCCGACTGGAAGCGCTAACCTGACCCGACCGTTTGCTGCGTGGGCCGGTTTGGCGCCCGGGAGTGTCAAAGCCTGGGCTTCGACTGCATGCCGTCCGACGTCCGATACTCAGGCTTGGGCAGCCGCTTCTCGATCCAGTCGATCAAAGCGCCGATCACCCGATCCCGGTCGAGATCGTTCATCGTCTCGTGATAGCTGTCTTCGTGCATTGTGAGCGTCTTGTCCGGCGAACCCGCATGCGCGCCGAAATCGCGGCTGCCTTCGGGTTCGGTGAGCTTGTCAGCGGTGCCGTGATACACCAGCAGCGGTACGCGCAGCCCCGCGCGGTCGCGTTCGATGCGCGCCATCGCCAGTAACAACTCCGCGCCGGTACGCGCCGGGATTGCGCCGTGATGAACCAGCGGGTCGTTGCGATTGGCGTTCACCACGGGTTGAAGCCGCGACAGCAAAGCCGCGTCGATTTTCATCGCCGGGAAGGTCGGCCAGATGCGGCTGATCACCTGGCTCATCTTGAGCATCCAGCGCGGCACGTCACGGCCTGGCGCGAGCGCGGGGCTCGACAGGATCAGGCCGCTCAGCCGGCGCCCGCTCGTCTCCAACCGTTCGATCGCGTACAGCGCCGCGACCGCGCCGCCCATGCTGTGGCCCATCAGAAACAGCGGGGCGCAGCTTGTAGCCGCTTCGTCGAGCAAGGCCCGAGCGTCGAGCAGATAGTCGTCGAAGCGTTCCACCCACACGCGTTTGCCCGGCGCGTGCCCGTGTCCGCGCAAATCGATGGCGACGAGTTCAAGGCCGACCGGATTCAGCCGATCCGCCAGCGCCGCGTAACGCCCCGCGTGCTCCGCTAGCCCGTGCACCAGCGCGACCGTGCCGCGCAATGGCGCCGTGGCGGACCAGCGATACAACGGCAGTTCGACGCCGTCGCTCGTCGTGACTGTCGAGCGTAGCGCGGTGCCGCCGCCTTTCGGTGCGGCCACAGGCGCGGCCGCTGCGGGATGGACATTGCCGGGTCGAGTGGTTTCCATATCTGCCGTTTGTCCTCTACGTGTCCTGATTCTGAATCGCCCGATCATAGTCGCAGCGGGCGCGCACGCGCGAGCATCTGGCGCCGGGCGCGCCTCTAATGCTCTGTGGTTATGAAAAGATCGAAATTGATTATTAAAGGGAATGACAGTGCTGCGGTAGAATTGCGGGCTCAAATCCTAATAAAAGCAACGGCGGCCGCTTGTCGGGAGTGCACGGCGCTCGTTGGCAAACTCCGCCGTTTCGTTTTTCCATGATCGAAATACGCAATATCTCTCAGCGGTTCGCCGGGCCCCGGGGCTGGGTCGAGGCGCTGCACAACGTCAATCTGTCGATTCCGGCGGGCGAAGTGTTCGGCATCATCGGCCGCAGCGGCGCGGGCAAGAGTACGCTCGTGCGCACCCTCAACCTGCTGACGCGCCCGAGCGAAGGCAACATCGTCGTCGACGGCCGCGATCTGACGACGCTGCCCGCCGCGCAATTGCGCGAGGCGCGTCGCGAAATCGGCATGATCTTCCAGCACTTCAATTTGCTGTCGTCGCGCACGGTGTATGAAAACGTGGCGTTGCCGCTCGAACTCGCCGGCATGAAGCGCGATGAAATCGAGGCGAACGTGCTGCCGCTGCTCGAACTGGTCGGCCTGTCGGCGCAGAAAGATCGTTATCCGGCGCAGATCAGCGGCGGGCAGAAGCAGCGCGTCGGCATCGCCCGTGCGTTGGCGAGCAAGCCGAAGGTCCTGCTCTCCGATGAGGCAACTTCCGCGCTCGATCCCGAAACCACACGCGCGATTCTCGAACTGCTCAAGCGCATCAATCGCGAACTGAACCTGACCATCGTGCTGATCACGCACCAGATGGACGTGATCAAGCAGGTCTGCGACCGCGTCGCGGTGCTGGACGCGGGCCGTGTGGTCGAAGAGGGCAAGGTTATCGACGTGTTCCTGCAACCGCATCATGAGGTCACGCGCGCGCTGATCGGCGACGTGATCGCGCAGGAACTGCCGCCCGCAATGAAGGCGCGCGTGGCTGAACGCCTGAAGACCGGCCGTGGCCATTTGCTGCGCCTCGCGTTCACCGGCTCGGGTGTCGATCAGCCGATCCTGTCGGAAACGATTCGCCGCTACGAACTCGACTTCAATATCCTGCACGGCCAGATCGACGAGATTCAGGGGCAGGCATTCGGCTCGCTCGCGGTGCTCGCGGGCGGCGAACCGGCGAAGGTGGCAGAGGCGCTGACGTATCTGCGCGAACAGGGTGTGGTGGTCGAGGAGCTGTCGTATGTTGAGTGAAATGTTCGATATGTTCGTCCAGTCGTTCTGGGAAACGCTCGTGATGGTGGGCATCTCCGGACTGGTCGGCGCGGCGGTTGGGCTGCCGCTCGGCGTGCTGCTGTATCTCACGGATCGTCAAGGTGTGCTGCAGAACATCGCCGTGAATCGTGTGATGGGCGTGATCGTCAATGCCGTGCGCTCGACGCCGTTCATCATCTTGCTGGTCGCGGTGATTCCGTTCACGCGCCTCGTGGTGGGTTCGTCGATCGGCACGGCTGCGGCCGTGGTGCCGCTGACGATCGCCGCGGCGCCGTTTATCGCGCGTCTGGTCGAAACCGCGCTGCGCGAAGTCGATCGCGGTCTGATCGAAGCGGCGCAGGCAATGGGCGCAACCACGAGTCAGATCGTCTTCAAGGTGCTGTTACCGGAATCGCTGCCGGGCGTGGTCGCCGGATTGACGATTACCTTCGTGTCGCTGGTCGGTTATTCGGCGATGGCCGGTGCGATCGGCGGCGGTGGGCTCGGGGATCTGGGCATTCGCTACGGGTATCAGCGTTTCCTGCCGGAAGTGATGGTGACGGTCGTCGTGATTCTGATCGTCTTCGTGCAACTGGTGCAGTCGTTCGGGGATTGGCTCGTGCGTCGGTTGAGCCATAAATAAACAAGGGTCATCGGAACCCGCCAAGCAGAATCGAAAAAAGGTCCATCATGCAACGTCGTTTCATTCTCAAGCTGGCCGCCTCGCTTGGCGCCGCATCGCTGTTCGCCGCCGCCACGGCGGCTCACGCTGAAGACGCCATCAAGGTCGGTGTTACCGGCGGCCCGCACGCACAGATCATGGAAGTCGTGAAGACGGTTGCGGCAAAGAACGGTCTGAACATCAAGATCGTCGAATTCTCCGACTACGTGCAGCCGAACGCGGCGCTCGCCGGCGGCGACCTCGACGCAAACAGCTACCAGCACGACCCGTACTTGCAGGCTCAGGTGAAGGACCGCGGCTACAAGCTGATCCGCATCGCCGATACGGTCACGTACCCGATGGGCATCTACTCGAAGAAAGTGAAGACGCTGGCTGAATTGCAGCCGGGCGCGAAGATCGCGGTGCCGAACGATCCGACCAATGGCGGCCGTGCGCTCCTGTTGCTGCAAAAGCAGGGTCTGTTGAAGCTGCGCGCGGACGCGGGTCTCAAGGCAACACCGCTCGACATCGTCGACAACCCGAAGAAGCTGAAGATCGTCGAACTCGATGCCGCGCAAATCCCGCGTTCGCTGGGCGATGTGGACGCCGCCGCGATCAATACGAACTTTGCGATGGAAGCGGGCTTGAAGCCCAAGCAGGACGCCATTGCAATCGAAGACCCGAAGGGTCCGTACGTGAACATCATCGCAATCCGCGAAGCTGACAAGAACAAGCCGTGGGTTGCGAAGTTGGTCGCAGCGTATCATTCGCCGGAGGTGAAGCAGTTCGTCGAGAGCAAGTTCGGCGGGTCGGTGATTACCGCCTGGTGATTTGAGGGCCGGACTTTTGGCCGTTTTTCCCGACTGCAGGCATAACAAGTCACGACGGCAATGCAAAATTAGAGTCGTAAGTCTTAACCCGGGGTTGTCGCCCGGGTTTTTTCGAGATTAAAATAGAACGATCGTTCGATATTGCCGTCACGCCACTGAGGAGCGATATCCTCCTGCTAGAGCGCCCGCGACACGGCTGCTGCGAAAGGGCAGTCGTTATAATGTTCGTTGGGTTGACGTATTCGTAACTTTGGAGCGTGTGCATGAAAATCCTGGTGCCAGTCAAGAGAGTGGTCGATTACAACGTGAAAGTTCGAGTGAAGTCGGACGGCACGGGCGTCGACATCGCGAACGTGAAGATGTCGATGAATCCGTTCGACGAAATCGCGG
It encodes:
- a CDS encoding methionine ABC transporter permease, which codes for MLSEMFDMFVQSFWETLVMVGISGLVGAAVGLPLGVLLYLTDRQGVLQNIAVNRVMGVIVNAVRSTPFIILLVAVIPFTRLVVGSSIGTAAAVVPLTIAAAPFIARLVETALREVDRGLIEAAQAMGATTSQIVFKVLLPESLPGVVAGLTITFVSLVGYSAMAGAIGGGGLGDLGIRYGYQRFLPEVMVTVVVILIVFVQLVQSFGDWLVRRLSHK
- the mltB gene encoding lytic murein transglycosylase B, which translates into the protein MFMATSPATAQSATKKPPLLLAQSQPQPSVPQGQTFEEEIIPQRYANNPNVDAFISDMSARYDFDEAALHALFARVSYSATAVKLVTPSPSPTIKNWRVYQSRFLDQVRINAGVRFWRANQATLQRAYEEFGVPPEVIVGIIGVETIYGRFMGNFRVLDALTTLTFDYPNTANRADRQATFRKNLEDYLVWTRDSQIDPTTVLGSYTGAIGIPQFLPSSIVQYAVSYDGNKQIDLRTSQADAIGSVANYLRQNGWENGRPVVWKIGTDAGSLGVAQAAADGKPEPHWPLDQLLRAGLLLNEPGVDIASEAGTPVTVVDLPSPGRGTEYMLGLKNFYVLTRYNRSFFYALAVYQLGQRIKAQMEASNATNASDNASAPNAASK
- a CDS encoding histone deacetylase family protein, translating into MATGFYSHADCLLHDMGQWHPECPARLHAIEDQLIASRIDSLIERESPPLADEAALLRVHTQAHVDYIRSRSPAEGLAEIDPDTSMNPHTLQAALRAAGAAVAATDAVIEGRYDNAFCSVRPPGHHAEPARAMGFCFFNNVAIAARNALEVHGMQRVAIVDFDVHHGNGTEAAFSGDARVLMCSIFQHPFYPFTGADNQAPNMCNVPMPARSKGMAVREAVDMLWLPRLHDFKPEMIFISAGFDAHREDDLGNMGLVEDDYAWITDQVREIAKRYARGRIVSCLEGGYNLSALGRSVVAHVRSLAGI
- a CDS encoding enoyl-CoA hydratase, whose amino-acid sequence is MNAEVRSASLVEIEHDAYGVPGVVRLTMNRPDAFNALSEALLDALQSTLTALAGSNARVVVIAGAGRAFCAGHDLKEMRAAPSLAYYQALFARCTKLMLTIQRLPQPVIARVHGIATAAGCQLVAMCDLAVAADTARFAVSGVNLGLFCATPSVALSRNLSRKAALEMLLTGDFIDAAQAKQQGVVNRVVPADALDAEVARLAKSICAKPVEAVSAGKGLFYRQLEMGIEAAYQLAGQTMACNMMDDSALEGVQAFIDKRPPDWKR
- the cysM gene encoding cysteine synthase CysM translates to MAYKTIEDTIGNTPLVQLVRLPDDEIRSRNNVILAKLEGNNPAGSVKDRPALSMIKKAEARGRIKPGDTLIESTSGNTGIALAMAAAIRGYKMVLIMPEDLSVERRQSMAAYGAQIVLTPVTGGMEYARDLAEQMQREGKGIILDQFANPDNPASHVEGTGPEIWRDTEGRITHFVSSMGTTGTIMGVSTYLKEQNQAIEIIGAQPEEGSRIPGIRKWPEAYLPKIFDRSRVDRVENVGQSAAEAMARRMASVEGIFAGISSGGACEVALRVARQVENATIVFIVCDRGDRYLSTGVFPA
- a CDS encoding methionine ABC transporter ATP-binding protein, which gives rise to MIEIRNISQRFAGPRGWVEALHNVNLSIPAGEVFGIIGRSGAGKSTLVRTLNLLTRPSEGNIVVDGRDLTTLPAAQLREARREIGMIFQHFNLLSSRTVYENVALPLELAGMKRDEIEANVLPLLELVGLSAQKDRYPAQISGGQKQRVGIARALASKPKVLLSDEATSALDPETTRAILELLKRINRELNLTIVLITHQMDVIKQVCDRVAVLDAGRVVEEGKVIDVFLQPHHEVTRALIGDVIAQELPPAMKARVAERLKTGRGHLLRLAFTGSGVDQPILSETIRRYELDFNILHGQIDEIQGQAFGSLAVLAGGEPAKVAEALTYLREQGVVVEELSYVE
- a CDS encoding MetQ/NlpA family ABC transporter substrate-binding protein; the protein is MQRRFILKLAASLGAASLFAAATAAHAEDAIKVGVTGGPHAQIMEVVKTVAAKNGLNIKIVEFSDYVQPNAALAGGDLDANSYQHDPYLQAQVKDRGYKLIRIADTVTYPMGIYSKKVKTLAELQPGAKIAVPNDPTNGGRALLLLQKQGLLKLRADAGLKATPLDIVDNPKKLKIVELDAAQIPRSLGDVDAAAINTNFAMEAGLKPKQDAIAIEDPKGPYVNIIAIREADKNKPWVAKLVAAYHSPEVKQFVESKFGGSVITAW
- a CDS encoding alpha/beta hydrolase translates to METTRPGNVHPAAAAPVAAPKGGGTALRSTVTTSDGVELPLYRWSATAPLRGTVALVHGLAEHAGRYAALADRLNPVGLELVAIDLRGHGHAPGKRVWVERFDDYLLDARALLDEAATSCAPLFLMGHSMGGAVAALYAIERLETSGRRLSGLILSSPALAPGRDVPRWMLKMSQVISRIWPTFPAMKIDAALLSRLQPVVNANRNDPLVHHGAIPARTGAELLLAMARIERDRAGLRVPLLVYHGTADKLTEPEGSRDFGAHAGSPDKTLTMHEDSYHETMNDLDRDRVIGALIDWIEKRLPKPEYRTSDGMQSKPRL